CCATTCAATACATTAGACATGGTCAATATGAAAGAGATTTGGATTCTACACTGCAGCTGGTCCACAATTATTTCTGTAGTGCTGCCAAAGTAGACAACCATCGAGAAATCGTGCTGATGGACTTAGACGACCTTCTTTTCGCTAACCATGATTACGACGATCTGTTAATATCCAGGTGGTTCCCTGATATCTATGCAGTGTTCTTCTTAGTGTTCTGCCAtggataattatgaatttaattatgGGTGCAGTAGTTGTGTGGATGAGGCGAAGAGATTGAAGCAAAACTTTCTTCTAAAACTGTACAAGAAACTCAGATCTTGCAGATGGCCTGTAACCTTAATATCAAGAAGGTCAGAAGTTCATAGGAATGCCACTATTCAACATCTTACTTCAGCCGGCTATAAAGGTCGGCTCCACTTGATTATGAGGTATCTTCTATATTTCCATTTGATTGGGATGCCTTACAATAAAAGTAGTATTCCTTCTGATAGGATGTTAGTGAAATCCTTCTGTCCTCTGGCAATTATGCATATTTAAGAACATTTTGTTAGAACAATCTTGCAGAATGGATGACAAAATGCAGATCAGTCATCGGGAATATTTCAGTCAGCAACAAGCAGCACTGCGGAACGAGGGATTCCGCATTGTAGGGGTGATGAGCAGCTACATGGATGCCTTATCAGTGCCATCCGTAGGAACTCGTATTTATAAGCTTCCAAA
This genomic window from Cucurbita pepo subsp. pepo cultivar mu-cu-16 chromosome LG01, ASM280686v2, whole genome shotgun sequence contains:
- the LOC111799222 gene encoding uncharacterized protein At2g39920 isoform X2; amino-acid sequence: MSAYGSEMEHQFSTPSHSTGGSSDNSDMGSNYIIDSGFYMTPLTAAIFIGALVTVGVLLITLLVSLTVMLQYCQNRSGGVVEIQKLSFDYDYCKALSMHLELNSLETDGIPSFCKDFAIQYIRHGQYERDLDSTLQLVHNYFCSAAKVDNHREIVLMDLDDLLFANHDYDDLLISSCVDEAKRLKQNFLLKLYKKLRSCRWPVTLISRRSEVHRNATIQHLTSAGYKGRLHLIMRMDDKMQISHREYFSQQQAALRNEGFRIVGVMSSYMDALSVPSVGTRIYKLPNPISFNINHQKLSKHKFR
- the LOC111799222 gene encoding uncharacterized protein At2g39920 isoform X1 — protein: MSAYGSEMEHQFSTPSHSTGGSSDNSDMGSNYIIDSGFYMTPLTAAIFIGALVTVGVLLITLLVSLTVMLQYCQNRSGGVVEIQKLSFDYDYCKALSMHLELNSLETDGIPSFCKDFAIQYIRHGQYERDLDSTLQLVHNYFCSAAKVDNHREIVLMDLDDLLFANHDYDDLLISSSCVDEAKRLKQNFLLKLYKKLRSCRWPVTLISRRSEVHRNATIQHLTSAGYKGRLHLIMRMDDKMQISHREYFSQQQAALRNEGFRIVGVMSSYMDALSVPSVGTRIYKLPNPISFNINHQKLSKHKFR